The following proteins are encoded in a genomic region of Salvelinus namaycush isolate Seneca chromosome 12, SaNama_1.0, whole genome shotgun sequence:
- the alg13 gene encoding putative bifunctional UDP-N-acetylglucosamine transferase and deubiquitinase ALG13 codes for MQKALKKYFVNMDEYLASIGLYRKMMARDASCLFRAVSEQLYYSQYFQQKIRKDCVTFMRANRCDFEPFVEGSFEKYLERLEDPTETAGQVEIKALSLLYRRCFLIYRYPGKPPTEITEKEYVEKILLCCSNNGHYDIVYPRNYPIDAALCQALLYELLYMQVLGVEEVELQGALEGFRGGGRRYRNSLSVCSEDASYDTPEDRGQTQRDDWELNGYNRTEDKARPGAEEAKTPDGPTKLSLPYKVLKALDSEMYRNVEFDVWHDSRKEMQKTDYMVFAGRQYFLGDKCQVRLDPKGKYYNAFIQEVGTHPSAVTVFIEELGEKHLVSMTNLKPVNPVPAWNITPSRKGPSYSRPEQYPGEMDSEVRGRRRFFKKPRGMYAPTPPPGTLPYEHYHPHPPPRPPRGYGPPSSARFLNRHHLIGPEAAYYPHPGKRCYQSFDNYSFRSRRSRRQMHAVNKECQFSYVPEAGEEEQDMEGTITFYEIEGDETPFPPLPGQAVANPMVPAPPTYWMQRGLSPIPTSGKQAMTSSEEDADERSNGGDQGEYSEEYIYTAQDPGFQSPSMYAAAESTANLTIEEGGSRASSPQEGVATYSYSQQVVVKSAVITSSQAVSTAPAAIFTSNSSSASSSQIPPAPMAPPSILSMQFPPSSPWFVNEMGEAVSASPPPPYSYDPNGNDLPRDCKVIQYYFNLGVQWYQQSFWHSVVQMQQVYQQPAASPPSDHTVPQSYPEPGRTGPDGQGDIPANGTPLVMDPPSAGAPGIVFYPLVQDQCSQPPLHTYEPYVPMLSATYHYLTPWNSGPAQPRVLASYCPSSNHPVNYVSAPTHPGHFIPPSM; via the exons ATGCAGAAAGCTTTGAAGAAGTATTTTGTAAACATGGACGAGTATCTAGCCAGCATCGGTCTCTACCGGAAAATGATGGCACGAGACGCGTCCTGTCTATTTCGAGCTGTCTCTGAGCAG CTTTATTACTCACAGTATTTCCAACAAAAGATAAGGAAAGATTGTGTCACCTTCATGAGGGCAAACCGATGCGATTTTGAACCT TTTGTTGAAGGGTCATTTGAGAAGTATCTGGAACGTCTGGAGGACCCCACG GAAACCGCTGGACAAGTTGAGATAAAGGCATTGTCGTTGTTGTACAG GCGGTGCTTCCTCATATACAGGTACCCTGGGAAGCCACCAACTGAGATAACTGAGAAAGAGTACGTGGAgaag ATTCTGCTGTGTTGCTCCAACAATGGCCACTACGACATTGTGTACCCCAGGAACTACCCGATCGACGCAGCGCTGTGTCAGG CTCTGTTGTATGAACTGCTGTACATGCAAGTTCTTGGTGTTGAGGAGGTGGAGTTGCAGGGAGCTTTGGAGGGGTTCCGTGGAGGAGGTCGTCGCTATAGGAACAGCCTATCGGTGTGCAGTGAGGATGCAAGCTATGACACCCCTGAGGACAGGGGTCAGACTCAGAG GGACGATTGGGAGCTCAATGGGTACAATCGCACAGAGGACAAAGCCAGACCTGGAGCAGAGGAAGCAAAG ACTCCAGATGGACCAACAAAACTCTCTCTCCCGTACAAGGTCCTCAAAGCACTGGATTCTGAGATGTACAGAAATGTAGAGTTTGATGTATGGCATGACAGTCGCAAAG AAATGCAGAAGACTGATTACATGGTGTTTGCTGGAAGACAGTACTTCTTGGGAGACAAGTGTCAG GTTCGTCTCGACCCCAAAGGGAAGTATTACAATGCCTTCATTCAGGAGGTGGGCACTCACCCCAGCGCTGTGACAGTGTTCATCGAAGAGCTTGGAGAAAA ACATCTTGTGTCTATGACTAACTTGAAGCCTGTGAACCCTGTCCCTGCCTGGAACATCACCCCAAGCCGCAAGGGACCGTCATACAGCAGGCCTGAGCAGTATCCTGGAGAGATGG ACTCCGAGGTGAGAGGCCGGCGGCGTTTCTTTAAGAAGCCCAGA GGCATGTatgcccccacaccaccaccagggACCCTGCCCTATGAACATTATCACCCACATCCTCCACCCAGGCCCCCGCGAGGATATGGCCCACCCAG TTCAGCCCGTTTCTTGAACAGGCATCACCTTATTGGGCCAGAGGCGGCATACTACCCTCACCCAGGAAAACGCTGCTACCAGAGCTTCGACAACTACTCATTCAGGTCACG TCGAAGCAGGCGCCAGATGCATGCTGTCAACAAAGAGTGCCAGTTCAGCTATGTCCCAGAGGCTGGCGAGGAGGAACAGGACATGGAAGGAACAATCACCTTCTACGAGATTGAGGGAGATGAGACCCCTTTCCCTCCCTTGCCG GGTCAGGCGGTAGCAAACCCCATGGTTCCAGCACCCCCTACCTACTGGATGCAGCGGGGGCTGAGCCCCATCCCCACGTCTGGCAAACAGGCCATGACCTCATCAGAGGAGGACGCTGACGAGAGGAGCAATGGTGGCGACCAAG GTGAATATTCAGAGGAATACATCTATACTGCTCAAG ACCCAGGGTTCCAGAGCCCGTCTATGTATGCTGCGGCAGAGTCCACTGCCAACCTG ACCATTGAAGAGGGAGGATCTCGTGCCAGCTCACCACAAGAGGGCGTAGCGACCTACAGCTACTCACAGCAG GTGGTGGTGAAGTCCGCAGTTATCACCTCTTCACAGGCTGTAAGCACAGCCCCAGCAGCTATCTTCACCTCCAACTCCTCTTCTGCTAGCAGCTCTCAGATCCCCCCAGCACCAATGGCTCCACCCTCAA TTTTATCCATGCAgtttcctccttcctctccctggtTTGTGAATGAGATGGGGGAAGCAGTCAGCGCCTCACCCCCTCCACCATACTCCTATGACCCCAACGGCAATGACCTTCCACGAG attgCAAGGTCATCCAATATTACTTTAATTTAGGAGTCCAA TGGTACCAGCAGAGCTTCTGGCACTCCGTGGTGCAGATGCAGCAGGTGTATCAGCAGCCTGCTGCCTCCCCTCCCTCTGATCACACAGTCCCCCAGTCCTACCCAGAGCCTGGGAGAACTGGGCCTGATGGCCAGGGAGACATTCCTGCAAACG GCACACCCTTGGTCATGGACCCTCCCTCAGCAGGAGCCCCAGGCATAGTGTTCTACCCCTTGGTTCAGGACCAGTGCAGCCAACCCCCCCTCCACACCTACGAGCCTTATGTTCCAATGCTTTCTGCCACCTACCACTACCTTACACCCTGGAACTCAGGCCCTGCCCAACCCCGTGTGCTCGCATCCTACTGCCCCTCCTCCAATCACCCAGTCAACTATGTCAGTGCACCCACACACCCAGGGCACTTTATCCCTCCCAGCATGTAA